The genomic stretch TAGCTTTTGGCCGGATATTACCTTGTGGGACAGCAACCGTTACACCGATTGGCAACAGGTGCTCATCGGAGGGACCGCCTACCGGAACAATGCCCAATTATCCGTATCCGGAGGGAGTGCCCAGACCCAGTTTTTGGTCAGTGGGGCCCTCTTGGACGAAACCACGGTATTTCCCGGGGATTCCAAGTATAATAGGGCCACGGTCCATAGCAACATTAACCATCGCTCCAGCAATGAGCGGTTCCGATTGAACCTCTCCACCAGCTATACCCATGAGGATAACCTAGTGCCCAGTATCGATCTTTCTTCTCAAGCGTATACCCTGGCGCCCAACGCCCCGGCCCTCTATGATGAGGAAGGCAATTTGAATTGGGAGAACAATACCTGGAACAATCCGTTGGCTTCCTTGGAGGAAAAGGTAGGGGTGAAGAGCAGTACCCTTTTGACCAATGCCATGCTCTCCTATGAGCTGTGGGAGGGTCTTGAGCTGCGCAGTAGTCTCGGCTATACGGATTATCGCTTGGATTCCTACCGGACCTTGCCCAGTTCGGCCCGTAACCCGAGGTTCAATTTTACGCCACAAAACTATTCCAGTCTGACCACCAATCAGTCCCAAAGGACTTCTTGGATCCTGGAGCCCCAATTGCAATGGAAACAACAGTGGGATGTACTTTCGATGGATGTGCTTGTAGGTACGACCTTCCAACAAGAGACCACAGAACAACTTGTCCTCCGTGGACGGGGATTTCCCACCAATGCCCTGATCAATAATATGGCAGCGGCCGATGAGGTGGAGGCACGTGGCAGTTCCGATAGCGATTATCGGTATAATGCCGTCTTTGGGAGGCTCAACCTCCAACTGTTGGACCGGTATATCCTGAACCTTACGGGTCGTAGGGATGGTTCGTCCCGATTTGGACCTGGAAGGCAGTTCGGGAACTTTGGAGCGGTGGGACTGGCCTGGATCTTTTCCAAAGAGAAGCTGTTGGCAGAGAGTTCTGTTTTGAGTTTCGGGAAACTGCGGGGCAGTTATGGGACCACAGGCAGCGATACTATCGGGGATTACCAGTTTTTGGATACCTATACCGTTGTTGGGGAGGATTATGCCGGGGTGTCCGTCCTAAGTCCCACAGGAATTTTCAATCCCGCCTTTGGTTGGGAAGCAAACAACAAACTGGAAGCTGGGCTTGAACTGGGCTTCTTTAAGAGTCGGATATTTCTCAATGCCGCTTGGTACAGGAACCGCTCCTCCAATCAGTTGGTGGGAGTGCCCTTGGCGGCCACAACGGGCTTTTCGGAGCTGACGGGGAATTTCGATGCCACCGTGGAGAACTCCGGCCTGGAGCTGGACCTGCGTTCCATCAATTTGTCGAAGGGCCGTTTTAAATGGTCGACGACCCTGAACCTGACCGTACCTCGGAGCAGATTGGTGCGTTTTGATGGCTTGGAGACCTCCACCTTTGCCAATCAATATGTCATCGGGGAGCCCCTGTCCATCGTAAAGCTCTACCGTTCCTTGGGGGTCGACCCCGAAACGGGACAGTACGAGATAGAGGATTTCAATGGGGACGGGGCCATCACCAGTAACGAGGACCGACAATTTATTGCAGACCTGGCCCCTAGTTTTTATGGGGGACTGGGCAATACGTTGAGTTGGGGGAACCTGACCTTTGATGTGTTCCTACAGTTCAAAAAACAAGAGGGCTTCAACAATTTTCGGAACGATGCCGTACCGGGCTTTCCCAGAAATGCCAGTGTGGAGCTTCTCGACAGATGGCAGGAACCCGGGGATATGAAACCTGTTCAAGTGGCTTCCTCGGGATTGGTCTTTGGGGTTGGCAATGGCGACCTCCAACGCAGTAGTGATGCTGCGGTTTCGGATGCTTCTTTTATCCGTGTCAGGAACATTTCCCTTAACTACAAAGTACCCATGTTGGAGAAGGGACTTGAAGTCCAGGTCTATTTGCAAGGCCAGAACTTATTCACCTTTACCCGCTATACTGGGCCGGATCCAGAGCAGACTCTCAATAGCCGATTACCGCCGCTAAGACAATTGACCTTGGGACTGAAAGTGGGATTCTAATGCTAAATACAACGAATATGAAAACAAGACAAACCGATTTTATGATGAAATGGAACGCTTCGATTTTGAAATATTTCCTGCTGCTCCTTCCGATTTTGGGAGTATTGGGCTGTACGGATTTTGTGGAAGTAGATCCCCCAAAGAACGTATTGGTCTCCCAGACCGTATTTAATGATCCTGCGACGGTGGAGTCTGCCTTGGCAGACCTTTATTTTAAGATGCGGGAGACAGGAATGGTCTCCGGAAATGTGGGGCTGACCACTCGAATGGCCCTCTATAGCGATGAACTGGACTATTATGGTTCCGATCCGCAACTGTTGGAATTCTACCAAAACCGGGTACTGCCCCCAAATACGGAACTACTTGGTTGGTGGAGCGAGGCCTATACGGTAATTTATGGGGCCAATGCCATTTTGGACGGACTGGAGGACGCTTCTTTAGATACTGAAGAACAGCAAAAGTTTCGGGGACAGGCCTTGTTTGTGCGTGCCTTTATGCACAGCCTTTTGGCATCCGTTTTTGGGGATGTGCCCTACGTGACCTCAACGGATTATCGAGTGAACAATAAGGTGTCACGGGTATCCAAGGATTTGGTGTACGAAAATAGTATGGTGGATTTGGAGGAAGCCATAGCGCTGATGGAGGATATCTCCATTGCCAATGGGGAACGGACTTTTATCGATCATTTTACCGCAAAAGCGCTCTTGGCACGCATGTATCTGTTGACCGAACAGTGGGAGTTGGCAGCGGGTCAGGCCTCTGATCTGATAGCAGCTTTTGGTCTGGAGGAAGATTTGGATAAGGTATTCCTCAAGGAATCCGGGGAGACCATCTGGCAATTGCGCCATGGGCACCTGCCTGGCAATACCCAAGAGGCCAATCGATTAATCATCACTTCCGTTCCTGGACAGACTTTTGCCATGACCGAAAGCTTGTTGTCCGCCTTTGAGGCTGGGGACCTCCGAAGAACAGCATGGGTCGATAGCATATCGGATGCCGAAAATACCGTAACCTTCTTTTTTCCCTATAAGTATAAGGCCCGATTTAATGTGACCGAATCCTTGGAATATGCCATTCAGTTCCGATTGGCGGAACAATACCTGATACGGGCGGAAGCCTTGCTTGCCTTGGGAAATTTAATGGGGGCACGTAATGACCTCAATACAATCCGTAGCCGGGCAGGGCTGCCCAATACCACGGCCAATACCGTGGATGAGCTTTTCTCGGCTATTCTGGCCGAACGTAGGATCGAACTGTTTGCCGAGCAGGGAGATCGTTGGTTCGATTTGAAAAGAAGCGGTAAGGCAACGGAAGTATTGGGGAGCCTAAAGCCCAATTGGGAAGAAACCGATGTGTTGCTTCCAGTTCCTGAGAGCGAATTGGATACCAACCCCAACTTATTGCCACAAAATCAAGGATATTAACCGGATGGGTAAGTCCCCTGTGCCACTGACCTTCGAATGGGGTAGTACGATGGCAGGGGAAGCCCATCCCATTAACAAAGGAACAATGAAATACATTTTATGGATATGGGCGCTTAGTTTGATGCCCTTACTGGGATGGTCCCAAAATGCGAATTATACCGATAGTGGTGAATTGGTTTCCACGGCAGCACCTTTCTTGGATGCTTCCTTGGAAGAGGGGAGGCTCTATATGGAGCTTCCCGTAACCAGCTTGGAAGAGCCAATGCTCTTAACACGTATCGGGCGATTGTCGCGGTATGATCAAAAACAGGTCGTCTTTCGAAAGTCAGGGAACCAGCTCGTTTTGGAGGAGACCAGGGTGTGGTCGGAAACAGGGATATGGATTGCCCTGCAAAATGATCCTGATTTGGAACGGAATATTTTAGGGGTCTTTCCGATTTTGCAAGAACATGGAGCGGGGTATCGTTTTGATATCACCGATATGCTGTTCGATCGTTCCGTTGGTTGGGGAGCCGTATCCTCCGATCCCATGGTCCCTGCCCTCAATAAGCTTATTGGGGTAAAATTGTTGGACGACGAACTGATGATCAAAATGCAATTGGGACATCAGAAGGAAAGTGCCAAAATTATACAGCCCGTACATTATAGTTTTCTGAAGTTGGCGCCTCCTATGGAGCCACGGAGGTTTGATTATCGGATGGGGTTTTGGAACGAGTCCAGAACGATGGGACAACACCTGAACAACTATGTGGCGAGCATTGCCCGTTGGCGATTGGAGAAAAAACACAAGGACAGGAAGATGAGTGTGCCCATTAAACCGATTACCTTTACGCTCTCCCCGGATATTCCCAAAAAATGGAGGCCCTACGTCAAGGCCGGTATCGAGGAGTGGCTGCCCGCCTTCGAAGCGGCCGGCTTCAAGGATGCTATTGTGGTCAAAGAAGTGGATTCTTTAGATTCATGGTCGGCCTATAGCCTGGGACATTCCATCGTACGTTGGTTTAGCGACGAGAACATTAGGTATTTCGGTGAAAAGCGTGGTGGTGGAACGGTCACCTATGTCATCGATCAGCGTTCAGGGGAACTGATCAAGACCGATGTGCTTTTGCGATCAGGCTATGAACATCGTATGGACCAATATTTTATCAGATGTGCCGCATTGGACAAAAGGGCACAAACCTATCCCTTTCCGGATGAACTGTTGGGAGAACTGATTCAATCCGTAACGGCCCATGAGACGGGACATGCCTTGGGCATAAAGGACAATAACTTTGGGGAAAATCAGTATCCTGTCGAAAAAATGGGAGATGAAGCGTGGCTTCGGAACATGGGACATACCCCAAGTATCATGACCTATGCCCGCCATAACAATATGGCCCAGCCTGAGGATAACATACCTCCTTCACTCTTGGTACAAAAAGTAGGGCCAACCGATGCCTATTATATCCGATGGGCCTATGAAACGTTTCCGGAATCCATGTCCAAGGAGCAGCAGGCCGATAGTCTGGAGCGTATCATTCGTTTGCAGGACACCATTCCATGGTACCGCTTGGCCAACTCCCAAGGAGATACCATGGGACCCGCAGTGACAAATGAGGTGGTGGAGGTCCGAGATCCGGTCCAAGGGGCGGTATTGGGCCTAAAGAACTTGGAACGCGCTATGGAACTATTGCCCAGCATCAACCGTAATAGAAAGGATTACGTCCGTATCGAACGGATTCATGAAAGGGCCATTTCCCTATGGTACCATTTGGTGCGGCGCGTGTTTTCTATGGTAGGGGGCTATGAGATTTTTTATAGATCAATGGACCAACAAGGGGGGAATATGTTCGATCCGATACCCCTGCAGACCCAAAAGGAGGGCTTGGATTATCTGCTGCAACAGGTCTTTGACCCACCCAAGTGGTTGGCCTATCCGACATTCAAAACCTATATCAGGGTAACGACACATCCAGATCTTCTGCTCAGTAGGCAACAGATGTTGTTAAGGGAAATGCTCAAGTCAAGATTTATGAAACGCTTGCAGCATATGGAAACTATGGATGGATACGAGGGTGTCATGAAAAACTATTTGGAACAGTTACAGAATGTACTGTTTAGCGAGCTCAAAGAAGGGGCGGTATCCGTAGATCCCAGAAAACAAGGGCTACAGTTGAGCTATATCGATTGGATGAAAAAAGCCATTGATAAGGAAGCAGCTGATATCCACCCGCAGCAACAATTGTTTGTGCATACAGATTATGCCAAAGGCTTGATGAAGGAACAACTGATGCGATTGCAACAGCAATTGGAGGATAAGATAACTGATAAAAAAGATACGGTACTGAAGGGACATTGGGGGCATTGTTTGGCCACCTTGGAGGAAAGAGTGAGCCCTTAATTTTTAAGACATCATCATAGCGCAGAAGCTATGGTACACGATATGGCGAACCTGGTTTCGTTGTTTTTTGAGTTAGTAATAAAGGTGTCCCGAGGGACACCTTTATGTTGTTCAGCAAATGATCAGTTTATTGCCAATCACGTCTTGGATCGGTAAGTCCAGGATCATTGTACACCTGATTAGCCCCTTCAAAGCACAACAACTCACCGGTATCGGGACAATCCGTCTGGATCTGTTGAACTCCGAACGGAGTTGCAATATATCCTACATAGGAGCTATTGCTGTCCTCCGTGGCAAAGGCCAGACCGACCGCCATTACAATGGCGAAGGCCGGTAGAACGATTTTTAAAAAACTTGTTTTCATTGTTTTATGAATTAATTATGATGCCTACTCTGTTCAAGGTTTTCGGCTTCCCCTTACACTGCGCAGTAGTTTCATCCATTGGATGTTTTATGCTGTTTTTTGTTAAGGACGATGGCAGTTAGGGCCAAGGCCATACATATGGCATTGAATACGATATGGTCGTCCCATCGTAATGCCGCAAGTACCCCGCCACAAGAACAGGGGATGTCATCGCTGAATTGCAATACGGCAATGATATAGATCGTGAAAAGGGTCAACAGGATGCCGCTGGCGTACAGACCGATTATCCGTAATTTGGGAAGTAACAATAGTCCGGCGATCACCAATTCCAATAAGGGTACACTCCAACTCAAAAGACTGGCGTATGGCGCGATATAGGGCATACGGCCCAACCGCAGTTCAAACAGTCCAAGGTCCAACAATTTGCTGCTGGCTGTGTAGACAAACAGCACAAGGAATAGGATGGAGATGATATCTATGATGGTTTTCTTATGTCTGGATACTGTTTTCATCGATATAGGATAATACGTGGTTTTTTAATGTGCTCATTGAGGCTTTCTGTTTTTATATGCCACTTACACACTAAACTAGTTAGGGAATCGGATGTTTAAAATGGCATAATTCGGGAATCAGATGTCAAAATCCGACTATTTGCAGTTTTTTTCCAAGGTCTTTGTCGGACAAGGGGTATTTAGGGCTGGGCATGGTATAGGTAGGTCCCGACGATTTATAAAATGCTTACCCTTTGGTGTTGTTGATTATCAGGGGGCTGTTCAGCATAGAACCTTTGACCTTGCAAGGGTTTTGTTGGGTTGGGTCCCATAGTGAAAACACCTGCTTTTATAAAGTGCCGCCACTTATTTTTTGTGTTCTTGGAATTAGGGGCCATATTGAATGGGTTCCCAGATTACCATGGCCTGAACCTATATCCAACATAGATGTTGTTTGTTTTGTGCTTGTTGTTTCTACTGTGCCTAAATTATTTGGATATGGACCATTCATTGACATCTGAAGCCCTTAAGACCGAGATACTGGACATCGAGGCCCGTGTGCCCAACATTATTGAGGCTGCCAAAAAAATCACAGCCCTCTGTCGTTCCCAGCTCTTGGAGCTAAGAAATCATGTAGTGCACACGGGATTTGTGGATGAGGCCGAGGAAATCCATTTTTTTAAGCATACCAAACAAGTGCCCTTGGTGTATCTGATCTACTATTCGGAACTCTTGGATTTGGAGCTTAAAATTCCTGTATGCGGTAAAAAGGCCCGAAGGCAATGGATCAAAGCAAAACGGAAGCTATGGTCCAGTTTTTTATTGGGACATGCACAGTTCTGGAAGTACATACAATTGGGACATACCCACTGGGATTCGCAGTATTTTACCCGAAGGAAAAAGGATTCCCTCAATCCAACGTATGCCCACCATATCGCTATCGATCCCGTCTTTACAACCTCCCATGATATGCTATTGGGGCAATTGCGGGCCTATGAAAAGGCCATTGGCTATCTTGGGAATAGACGGAACACCCTGGGTTCTGGAAAGTTCCGCCCAAGGCTCCAATGGTCTTCCACCAAGGCGGCCCTCACGGAACTGGTGTATGCCCTCTACCATGCCGGGGCCATCAATGGGGGAAAGGCCGATGTCAAGGAAATTGCCCAGACTTTATCATCGGCGTTCAATTGTGAGCTTGGCGATTGTTACCGCACCTATACCGAGATCTGTGCCCGGAAAAAAGATAGGACACGCTTTCTTGATGGTATGGCCTACACCCTTAAGGCCTATATGGACAAAGGGAATAGGTGATGTCTTTTTGATCTCTAAACACCTAGTGCTTTACCTTTGATGGCGCTGTTTTTGGCTAACTTTACGGAAAAACAAACCGGGGGTCAGACCAATCTTGGATTTCATCGCCCTGGCAAACACATCCACCGAACGGAAACCGAACCGTTCCGCCAGTTGGATGGTGGAATGGGTCGTTAGGATGTCCGGATGTTCCTTGATGTGGTTAATGGCATAGGTCACCCGTAAATCCTTGAGGTATTGTGGGAAGCTCTGGCCCTTATAGCTATTGACGACCTTGGAAAGATAGCTGGTGTTTGTTTCCAGAATTGCTGCCAAGTTAAATAGGCTGGCTCCCTGATCGAGATAGCCTTGCCTACTTTCCCAGTGGTCCAAGCCCAAAAGAATGCGTTGCACGACTTCCGGTTCGATCTCCAAGGCAATGGCAGTTGCATTGGTCACTTGGTTTAAATTGGGTTCCACACCTTCCTGGAGTATCATGTTCAGTTTGCGTTGCATCTTTCGGTATTTGACATAGAAGAACGCCAATAAAGCTACCAGTAAGGCAGCGAGAACCAATTGTAGTTTTATGGTTTCTTCCCGTGCCAAAATTTCCGCTGTAAGGGTCTCCGTGTTGTGGTGCAATTCGGTTTTATTCGAAATCGTATCCGATGCCATGGCTTGATCTTCTGTCCATGGTGGATGGAGCATGGTTGGTTGCAAATAAGTCCACAGAAGTTTGGATGGAAGGCCCTGCCATTGAAGACTATCGCTGCATGGTAGGATATACCGACCTTGTGATCGGTCCACAGGTAGGGTGTTGTACAATGCAGTGAACGTGGACTTACCATCAGTAAAATTTCCTTGGGTTTGACTTTGGACTTGATTGCTTTGAAAAAAGTGAACTCCAGTGGTCCTTAGCTGTGGACTCCTCCTTATCCAATGGGATGCGGAATACCCTATACTGGACTGGTATGAAATCTTCCCGGATACAACCCAAGATGGTTTGTATTGTGGCGCCAACGATAGGCTGTGTTCCCTGTCCACTTCCCTGGAAGAAATGGAGATGGGGGCCAATGCCAAAACTGTCAAAATGATTCGAAAACACATCTTTTTCTATTTGAACCAATCGTTACTGGCCAGGGCCAGGGAACGATAAATCACCCGATCATCACAAAAGTTGATGGAAGGGTTACCCATATTAAGTATAGATTATAAGTTAAGTATTACAATATAACAGCTATAAATCGTACAAAATATCGGATAAAGGGGCTATTTATGTTAAAGTTTGACCCAAGTTGGGCACAACTTGTGAATTTAATTTTTGTTCTTATTTCATATTTGGGGTCTAACAAAAACCTAAAGTCATGCCAGCACATATTGTCACACAGGAAGATCTCGAAGGCTTCAAGGCATCCCTTTTGGAAGAGATCAAGGATATCCTATTACAACATAACCGCATCACCCTGGACCGATGGATCAAGTCCAACAGTGTCATGGGGAAATTGGAGATCAGCCCCGGTACCCTCCGGAACCTGCGTATCAATGGGACCATACCCTATACAAAGCTTGGAGGGGTCATCTACTATGATCAGGAGGAGATCCATCGGATTTTGATGGACAACAAGAACTTCATGTTAAACGATGGATCATGAAAATCGCCTTTTATAACCTGCAGAACATCTTTCACCGTCCCATTGATCTGGTCCATCGGTTCCGTGCGGAAAACAGGGCCCGTTGGATAACGGAATTTGAGCGACTATTGCTTCAAGGGGAACGTTCACAGAAAGACTTCGACCGGATGCGTGTGCTTTCCCATTTTTTGGGATTTGATGACCAAGATTTTTTAACCCATTGCACCATACGAAATGCCATGGGGCAATTATTGGTCTCAAGAGGGCTGTACAAGGGTAAAGCTAAGGCAAGCCATCTGACCGATTGGGAAGGCTGGGCCAAAGTGGATTCCTTGCCCATCGATGAGCGGGCCATTGGGAACAAGGCCAAGATCATTCAAACGATGGACCCGGATATCTTGGTGGTCACGGAGGTCGAGAGCCGTGCTTCCCTTGTGGAGTTCAACCGATATTTTCTGAGTTCCGCAGCTACTGCTCCCTATCGGGAAGTTGTCTTTATGGGAACCAATGACCCTTTCGGACGCGGTATGGGGCTCTTGGCCAAAGCAAGGATCGACTTGGTTTCGATACGAACCAGGGCCAATGAACTTGATGCTTCGGAAAGGCCCATATTTGATACGGATTTACAGGAGTACAGGCTCAGGATGGCTTCTGGCAGGACCTTTACCGTTCTTTGTACCCATTTTCCAGATCGTGCAGCTGACGGGGAAGCGTTCAAAGAACGCCAATGGGTACAATCCAAACATATTGCAGAAATTCTGGCCCAAGGGGAATGTACCGATATGGGAACGATACTGGTGGGCACCCTTAATGCCCCGGCCTATGAAAATGCCATTTCCCCCCTGATCAAGGACAGTGGGCTGACCGACATTACGCGACATCCCAGTTTTATGGGGGATGTGGATAAGGGCCGGGACGCGGAATACTATCGTTTGGGCGCCTACAAGATGGGGGTCAACATCAAACAACGCGATTACCTCATGTTGTCCGATGGTCTTTTTGATGGGGTTGAAAAATGTGGTTTGGTCAGAAAAGGGATGTGGTTCAAGGAACGCCCGCAATGGGAAATGCTGGGGAGCATCAAAAGTGAACGGGATGCCGCCAGTGAACACCCGCTGCTCTGGTGTCAAATCCCTATATGATCAGTCTATATTCTTACCATTGTAAATGTTCGTAATCGATATGGTCGTCATCCATCTCCAAGTCCGATATACTGCATTGTAGCCGTTTGGCCTCCTTTTCCAGAAAATCACGATATTCCTTGTATTCCCCGGTAAAGAAAATGCCGCGTTTGAGAAGCTCTGGAAGTTTTCCAAAGGCCCTTTTCCCTCCACCAAGCTGTACATAATCTATATGGATACTCCGCATGTACTGATAACTGAACTCGTTGGCACCGTCCAGGCCATTCTCGATATGGCCCACCAAATTTTTGGCTCCGATCTCATCAAACTCGTTCATGGCGCTTTCCAGCCAGAACTCGAGTTGTAGCAACATGGAAATAGCTAACTTGTCCGTAGGATAAAACTGCATATTGTACTTGATGGCCGATAGTGAAAACAGAAAATGGACCCAAGAGATCTTGGTGCCATAATGGGTGGCCCGTTCCGGAGAAAAATGGCTGGTTTCCCTTTGGTCCCTACTGCCCTCCTTTGCCTTCCTTATCTCGTAGGAGAACCCGCTGATGAGCTTGTCCCTGTTCTCAAACCCCTTGGCATTATGGTATTGCTCTTGGTTCCAGAACGTGCCGATCACATCATATAAAGCATCCAGATCCTCATAGGTGCCCCAAATTTCGGCCCCTATTCCTCTTTTGGTCGGTGTTAGGTATAACATTTCAAATACGATTGATGAATTGACACTTTGCCTTTGTAAGGTTAATGGGGGAAAATTACATAAAAACAACTTATGGGAAGGGCATCATCGGTACTAATACCTAAAATGGATACTTTTTAAACTTTGGGCCGATGTCTTAGAACATCCCACAGTTCCCTTCCCATTTCAACCACAATTGTTCTGAGTAGGATAAATAGACTTGCAAATAACTTTTTCATTCCATCATCTTTTTGATTCCCATTAAGATCGCCAATCCCAAGGCACTGATGTTTTCCTTACGTTCCAAGTGTCCCGCCTCATCCGAATGGGACAAAAAACCGAGTTCCAAAAGCAGCGCAGGGCATACTTCCCTGTTGTCGCGCAATACCTGAAAATTGGCCCGTTTCACACCTCGGCTTCGATAGCCCAATGTGGTTTTGAGATAGACTTCCATGGCCTTGGCCATGCTGATATGGCTCTGGGAAATAGGTCTGTTGTATAGATAGATTTCCAATCCCGATGCCTTGGGATTGTCGGCATGGTTGCAGTGCAAGGAAATAAAAAGGTCCGGTTGTAGCACTTTCGCCAGTCGGGTGCGATGGCCCAATGATATTAGGGTATCTGAATATCGCGTGAGATACATATCATAGCGATTGTCCAATAAGACCTTATTGTACCGTAAAATGGCCTCGGCCAATTTCAGGGTCAGTTCTTTTTCGCTGAGGCCATTGACCCCAATGGCACCTGAATCAAGCCCGCCATGGCCTGGGTCGATGATGATGATCGGTTTGTGTGAGCTGTTCCTTTGCCCATAGGTGTTGGGCAGGAGCAAGGTAAAAATCCCCAAAAGCAGCAACGTGTTCCTTCGTTTCATGGCATGTTTATTTTGAAATGGTTCATTGTGCAATCTTCAACAGTTTGCGAAAAACCCTTGGGATTCATCAAAATTTAACGCTGCTGTCCGTTAATTTTTAGCGTATCGCCATCCTTTCCAGAGCTTACCGATACTTTTCGAAAAAGTTTATTCATCAATCGGCCCAATCGGCCACAAAACTGACATCATGAAAAAAACAATGTTAAGTATCTGGGCCATGCTCCTTATGGGCATGTCCGCTTTTGCACAGATCGGGGGCATCGAGGATTCGGTCAATGACATCTCCGATACCATCCGAACCATCTTTCCACTCCTACTGGGGGTCATCTTTTTGGTCGGCTTCCTGTTCAATGCAGGTCATTTTTTTGGGGAGAACGCAGACCTCAAAAAAGGCATCACACGCGTATTGGTGTTCGTGCTCATTGCAGGGGCCGTGGTCGGCATCTTTACCTATCTCATCGGAATCGTGGTCTGACCTTTTTACAGATCCAACAAAAGTCATTTCCTATGAGAACGTACAAAATCTATAAGGACATCCGTAAAGGGGCGAGGATATGGGGGCTTCCCATATCCCTGTTTGCCTTTATGATGCTCTCCATCTTGGCTTCCCTGCTGATCATCATCTTTTCCTTCAGCCTTATGGCCATCATCTTGGCCATGGTCTGGAACTGCTGTTGGTATGTGGGGCTGACCAAGATAGCCTCCAACAAGTACTTGTTGGATTTCAGTAAAACCTTTCCCAACTGCATCAGCAATAAACCCGATAATCTATTGAACCATGTCGACCCTTAATATCGCCGCCCATCATCCCATTGTGGACATACGGGACCATATCGTCTTTGCCAATAATGGCAGTGTCCTGGCCTGCTATAA from Flagellimonas oceani encodes the following:
- a CDS encoding RagB/SusD family nutrient uptake outer membrane protein: MKTRQTDFMMKWNASILKYFLLLLPILGVLGCTDFVEVDPPKNVLVSQTVFNDPATVESALADLYFKMRETGMVSGNVGLTTRMALYSDELDYYGSDPQLLEFYQNRVLPPNTELLGWWSEAYTVIYGANAILDGLEDASLDTEEQQKFRGQALFVRAFMHSLLASVFGDVPYVTSTDYRVNNKVSRVSKDLVYENSMVDLEEAIALMEDISIANGERTFIDHFTAKALLARMYLLTEQWELAAGQASDLIAAFGLEEDLDKVFLKESGETIWQLRHGHLPGNTQEANRLIITSVPGQTFAMTESLLSAFEAGDLRRTAWVDSISDAENTVTFFFPYKYKARFNVTESLEYAIQFRLAEQYLIRAEALLALGNLMGARNDLNTIRSRAGLPNTTANTVDELFSAILAERRIELFAEQGDRWFDLKRSGKATEVLGSLKPNWEETDVLLPVPESELDTNPNLLPQNQGY
- a CDS encoding MauE/DoxX family redox-associated membrane protein encodes the protein MKTVSRHKKTIIDIISILFLVLFVYTASSKLLDLGLFELRLGRMPYIAPYASLLSWSVPLLELVIAGLLLLPKLRIIGLYASGILLTLFTIYIIAVLQFSDDIPCSCGGVLAALRWDDHIVFNAICMALALTAIVLNKKQHKTSNG
- a CDS encoding DUF6520 family protein produces the protein MKTSFLKIVLPAFAIVMAVGLAFATEDSNSSYVGYIATPFGVQQIQTDCPDTGELLCFEGANQVYNDPGLTDPRRDWQ
- a CDS encoding zinc-dependent metalloprotease, with protein sequence MKYILWIWALSLMPLLGWSQNANYTDSGELVSTAAPFLDASLEEGRLYMELPVTSLEEPMLLTRIGRLSRYDQKQVVFRKSGNQLVLEETRVWSETGIWIALQNDPDLERNILGVFPILQEHGAGYRFDITDMLFDRSVGWGAVSSDPMVPALNKLIGVKLLDDELMIKMQLGHQKESAKIIQPVHYSFLKLAPPMEPRRFDYRMGFWNESRTMGQHLNNYVASIARWRLEKKHKDRKMSVPIKPITFTLSPDIPKKWRPYVKAGIEEWLPAFEAAGFKDAIVVKEVDSLDSWSAYSLGHSIVRWFSDENIRYFGEKRGGGTVTYVIDQRSGELIKTDVLLRSGYEHRMDQYFIRCAALDKRAQTYPFPDELLGELIQSVTAHETGHALGIKDNNFGENQYPVEKMGDEAWLRNMGHTPSIMTYARHNNMAQPEDNIPPSLLVQKVGPTDAYYIRWAYETFPESMSKEQQADSLERIIRLQDTIPWYRLANSQGDTMGPAVTNEVVEVRDPVQGAVLGLKNLERAMELLPSINRNRKDYVRIERIHERAISLWYHLVRRVFSMVGGYEIFYRSMDQQGGNMFDPIPLQTQKEGLDYLLQQVFDPPKWLAYPTFKTYIRVTTHPDLLLSRQQMLLREMLKSRFMKRLQHMETMDGYEGVMKNYLEQLQNVLFSELKEGAVSVDPRKQGLQLSYIDWMKKAIDKEAADIHPQQQLFVHTDYAKGLMKEQLMRLQQQLEDKITDKKDTVLKGHWGHCLATLEERVSP
- a CDS encoding SusC/RagA family TonB-linked outer membrane protein produces the protein MQHSIICMRRGILPVLLYVFLMPLFSFSLQAGTFLEPPQATVSGTVTDTSGNPLAGVNLVVESKNSGTMSDFDGSFAINAGPSDVLVFSMIGFKTLTVPIAGRDEVLVTMEEDVTVLGEVVLNAGYYSVSERERTGNIATVKATVIDKQPVGNPLAAMQGQMSGVNIVQNTGVPGGGFSVEVRGQNFINGVTDPLYIVDGVPFGSQSLGSDDVSRFILGSDISPLNAINPNDIESIEVLKDADATAIYGSRGANGVVLITTKKGRVGKTRFDAHLSTTFGRVSNFVDLMNTEQYLEVRREGVINDGFEAALENPVFDSFWPDITLWDSNRYTDWQQVLIGGTAYRNNAQLSVSGGSAQTQFLVSGALLDETTVFPGDSKYNRATVHSNINHRSSNERFRLNLSTSYTHEDNLVPSIDLSSQAYTLAPNAPALYDEEGNLNWENNTWNNPLASLEEKVGVKSSTLLTNAMLSYELWEGLELRSSLGYTDYRLDSYRTLPSSARNPRFNFTPQNYSSLTTNQSQRTSWILEPQLQWKQQWDVLSMDVLVGTTFQQETTEQLVLRGRGFPTNALINNMAAADEVEARGSSDSDYRYNAVFGRLNLQLLDRYILNLTGRRDGSSRFGPGRQFGNFGAVGLAWIFSKEKLLAESSVLSFGKLRGSYGTTGSDTIGDYQFLDTYTVVGEDYAGVSVLSPTGIFNPAFGWEANNKLEAGLELGFFKSRIFLNAAWYRNRSSNQLVGVPLAATTGFSELTGNFDATVENSGLELDLRSINLSKGRFKWSTTLNLTVPRSRLVRFDGLETSTFANQYVIGEPLSIVKLYRSLGVDPETGQYEIEDFNGDGAITSNEDRQFIADLAPSFYGGLGNTLSWGNLTFDVFLQFKKQEGFNNFRNDAVPGFPRNASVELLDRWQEPGDMKPVQVASSGLVFGVGNGDLQRSSDAAVSDASFIRVRNISLNYKVPMLEKGLEVQVYLQGQNLFTFTRYTGPDPEQTLNSRLPPLRQLTLGLKVGF